The sequence TGAGACGATCATGCCGACTAAAATAGTGCCCCAGCCAGCCCAGTCTGGAGTCTTGCGAACGAAGAAACACATGATAGATGGAATGAGTACTGGGAAGCCAACCAGCGTACCAACTAGCATCATAAGGTCAAACAGACCAAATTCTTTTAGAGAAGTTAAGAACAGCGCCGTGATGATAATGATGATACCAAACGCGGCAGTCAAAATACGGCTTGCATTCATTAGTTGCTTTTCCGTCGCATTTTTACATACGTACGGTTCATACACACTCTTAAGGATAATACCTGCGTTACGGTTCAGTGCGGAGTCCATTGAAGACATGGTTGCAGCAAACATAGCGGCAAGCATCAAGCCAACCATACCCACTGGCATCTCGTTTTTCACAAACATGTAGTAAGTCGCATCAGCAACTTTGCTCCCAAGGCCTTCAAGACCCCAAGTCGCCGTGTCTGGGTAGTTACCAGCCACAAACCAAGCAGGTAGGAACCAAATCAGTGGGCCGATGATCATTAGGCTACAAGCAAGTAGTGCGGCTTTGCGCGCGTTCTTTGTGTCTTTAGAGGCGATGAATCGGTAAGAGTCCACCATATTGTTGGTGCTGAAGAACTGCTTGACGAAAATACAGATGAACCAACCGACAAACAGGTATGAGTAACTGTATCCATCCCCGATAAGCTGTTGTGTTGGTAAACCGACTTCAAGAAGGTTACCGATACCACCTGACTTCCAGATTGCGACCATCGCAGCAATGAAAGTCATCACAGTGATAATGATCATCTGCATGAAGTCTGAGGCGATAACTGCCCAACTGCCACCAACCAGTGAGATAAATAGAACGACTAGACCTGCGCCAACAATGGTTTGCTCTAGTGGAACACCAACAACGGCACTGGTAAATACGGCAAGGCCGTTTAGCCAAATGGCTGCTTGCAGAACGCTTAATGGAACGTTAGCCCAGGTAAACACTTGCTCATTCACTTTGCCTAAGCGCAAACGAACACCCTGAATCGGGCTAATTACGCGCATTTGACGCGCTTTTGCGGCAAAGAAAAGGTAGTTAATAAAGTAGCCAAGCGCATTGGCAAAAAAGACGACAGCAACTGACATACCGCTGGTTAGCGCTTTACCCATTAGCCCAGTGAAGGTCATAGCACTCAATGCCATCATAAATGCACTTGAACCGACCATCCACCATAGCATCTTACCGCCGCCACGGAAGTATTCACTGGTGTTTGCTGCTGCTGAGCGGAATACCCAACCTAACCCGATGAGGAAGGCAAAGTAGACCAAAACTATGATTATATCGATGTCCATTATTGTTAATCCTGTTTTGTAGGGGGAGGTAATGAACTCTCATTTCGATGTAAAGGGGTTACATTTCTTTTTTAATTAATGAGAGTTGCTCCATGAATAAAACTAAAACGGCTTACCAAATCTTGGAAATGAATTTAATGTATAACAATAATACAAATAACGAATAGGCATCATGTGGACATCAAAACACTAAAGACCTTCGTCAAAGTGGCTAAACTTAAAAACTTTTCGGCAGCAGCGAGGGAGCTGCACTCTGTGCAGCCGACGGTATCGCGTCATATCTCTGATCTAGAGAGCGAGCTGAAAACCAAACTGTTCGAACGAACGACGCATCAGGTAGAGTTGACAGCGTGTGGAGAACGCCTACTTCCAGAGGCGTTGAAGATCATAGAAAATGATCAGCGAGTAAAAGCGATGATCGCCCAAACTGTGGTTGAAGGGCAGCATGAGATCAAAATTGGGTATTTGGCTACCGCTTGCGCTTTCTTTTTGCCCCAGTTACTTAAAGGTTTCCTAGAACAGTATGAGGGAGCGAGTGCGAGGCTTTATGAAATGACGCCTGCGGAACAGGCTGTAGCGATGCAAGAAAATCGAGTTGACATCGTGTTTACGCGCGAGAGTATTCCACTTGAACAAGGTACCTATCAATCTACGCGAGTCTATACAGATACCCTTGTAGCGGTCTTACCTAAAAGCCATAAGCTGGCGCTACGTGAAGAAATTGAGATTAGTGAGCTGGCTGACGAGCGTTTGCATCTGTTTCATAGAAATGAATGGCTAGATGTTTATGAGCGGATTGTCGGTTGCTTCAATGATAATGGAATCTCACCGAATGTCGTTGGCAACCCAATGAACATGCGCCACCTAGTTACGTCGATATCTTCTGGTTTGGGTGTTTCCATAGCCCCAAAATGCATTAAGTCGATTTTGGACGATCAATGCGTTTGCATACCGGTTAAGCAGATTTCCATCGAAGTGCCTTTGCTGGCTTACTACGCACGTCACAGCTCAGCGAGGCTGCTTAACCCGTTTGTAGAGCACTGTATAGCGCAGCGGGAACAGTTGACGAACATTTTATCTTAATATGAATGACCTTCTCAAAGGCAATGCCCTTGAGAAGGTGACATGACTAATCATTGCTCAACATATCTTCAACATCAAAGTTGTAATCGTGCTTACCTCGTTGGATGTAAACGTTGCACTCTTTCATACTTAGAGTCCAGGCTCCGGCCGCAGATTGCTTGGTGAGATGTTCTAGAAAGGCACTTTGGTTTTCTGTCGAGTTGCTGGCCAGATCGCGACCATATTGCTGGCACATTTCAGCGTCAGTTGCGGCAAAAGTGGTTGCAGAAAAAAGGATGGTGGTGGCAATTAGTAATTTCATAGTGTTCTCTCCTATGCGTTTCCTTCCGCTAAAAACATAGGTCAGATCACACTATTGATAAAGTGAATTTACAATATTTACCTTTCTATACGTCAGTTTACGCAGGCTGCAATTAATATAATCATCAGTATTTATCTTTATATTTGAGTAGCTTCGTAGTGATTTTAGAGTGGCTATTCAACTCCGTGTATTTTTATTCATTTATCGAGCAAAGATAAAAATCACAGCGGTGCCAACTAACCATTTGGTTGTTTTTTAATCGGCGTCACATATTGAAACAAAAACCAGATATTGTAAAAGATGTACTAAAAATGCCAAAAGATGGGAGAACGAAATAACGCTAATTTATCCTTAGCCCTGATTTGTGGGGCTCCAATAACGGTGAAACACAAGGATAGAATAATGAAAAAACTAATTTCCACTCTATGTGCTCTGTTTGTTGCTTTTACTGCCTCCCCCGTGATGGCGAAGACGGTCAAGATCGGCATGGCGATCGATGACCTCCGTTTGGAACGTTGGCAAAAAGACCGAGATATCTTCGTTGATAAGGCAGAAGAGCTCGGTGCAAAGGTTTACGTTCAATCAGCAAACGGTAATGAGCAAACTCAAATTTCACAGATAGAAAATATGATCTCTCGTGGCGTTGATGTACTCGTTATCATCCCATATAACGGTGAGGTATTAAGTAATGTTATCGCAGAAGCAAAGCGTGACGGTATTCAAGTCTTAGCGTATGACAGATTAATTAATAATGCAGAAATCGATTTTTATTTGTCATTCGATAATGAAAAAGTCGGTGAAATGCAGGCTGCTGCCATGCTAGAAAACAAGCCGTCAGGTAATTACTTCTTGATGGGCGGCGCGCCAACGGATAATAACGCAAAACTATTCCGCCAGGGCCAAATGAATGTACTTCAACCTAAAATCGACTCTGGCGACATTAAAGTGGTTGGTGACCAATGGGTAGACTCTTGGCTAGCAGAAAATGCGCTTAAAATTATGGAAAATGCGTTAACTGCGAATAACAATGAGATCGATGTTGTTGTTGCTTCTAATGATGCAACAGCAGGTGGTGCAATCCAAGCATTAGATGCTCAAGGTCTTGCAGGTAAAGTTGCAATTTCTGGTCAAGATGCTGACCTAGCGGCAATCCGCCGTATCGTTGCGGGTACTCAAACCATGACGGTTTACAAGCCAATCAATACACTGGCGAGCCGCGCGGCTGAAATCGCCGTTGAGCTAGGTAATGAAGAAGCGCCACAGGCGAACTCGTCACTTAACAATGGATTGAAAGACGTCCCTGCATGGCTCCTTGAGCCAATCACTGTCGATAGAACCAATATCAAGCAGACATTGGTTGCCGATAAGTTCCACGCTGAATCAGATATTTATCAATAATTAGACCAATCACGGAGCCAACAATGTTGGCTCCTTATTCTTGAGGAGGGGACTATGGTTCCGTTGTTAGAGATGCAAGGCATCGTCAAGAAATTTGGTTCAGTGAAGGCACTTGATGGTGTGAGCATAAAGTTGAATAGAGGGGAAATTCTCTCACTCTGTGGCGAAAATGGCTCAGGTAAATCGACCTTAATGAAGGTGCTGTGTGGGATCTACCCCTATGGCGATTATGAAGGTGACATAGCGTTCAAAGGCAATGAAGTGAGGGCAAAAGGCATTGCCGACACGGAAGCGCTGGGCATTGCCATCATCCACCAAGAACTGACTTTGGTAAAAGAACTATCGGTACTCGAAAATCTGTTTTTGGGCTCTGAAATCGAATCTTTTGGTATGTTGGATTTTGATCGCATGCACGCTGAGTCTATTAAGTTACTTGAAAAGGTACAGCTCAATATTTGCCCGGAAACCATCGTTGGTGACCTGGGCGTAGGGCAACAGCAACTGATTGAGATAGCCAAGGCACTGTCAAAAAACGCAGAGCTTCTTGTTCTTGATGAGCCAACCGCGCCCTTAACAGAATCAGAAACTGAAATTCTATTAAATCTGGTTAAAGATCTGCGAGCGCAGGGCGTGAGTTGTATCTTCATCTCCCATAAGTTAGCTGAGGTAAAAGAGATTTCAGACCATATCTGTGTCATTCGCGATGGCATGCATATCGGCACTCGTAGCGCAGAAACCATGACGACAGATGACATCATTACCATGATGGTTGGGCGTGAGATGAAGCAGCTTTTCCCTCGAGAAGAGCACGCGATTGGTGATGTGATTCTTGAGGCAAAAAATATCTGTGCTTGGGATAAAACTAACGCACATATCCCCAAGGTTCGAAACGCAAACTTCTCTTTGAGAAAGGGCGAAATCCTAGGCGTTTCTGGCCTAGTGGGTGCTGGGCGAACTGAACTCATGGAGTGCCTCTACGGATGTTACCAAGGCAAGCACAGTGGTGAGGTTTATTTATCAGGCAAGCCTCTTGAGTTGCGCAGCAGTCATGACGCATTGGAAGCGGGAATTGCGATGGTGCCGGAGGACAGAAAGCGTCACGGCATTGTGCCAATTCTATCGGTTGGCGAGAACATTACCTTAGCTGGACTTGATGCATTTGCACCTGTTGGGGTTCTGAATGATGTTCATGAAGCATCAGAGATTGAAAAGTCGATTAAATCACTCACGGTAAAAACCCCCAATGCGGAGTTGGCAATCCGCAACCTCTCAGGGGGAAACCAGCAAAAAGCGATATTGGCACGTTTCCTTATGATCAATCCGCAGATTCTCATCTTGGATGAGCCCACGCGCGGAATTGATGTGGGTGCGAAGTATGAGATATACAAACTGATCTTCCAACTCGTCAAACAGGGGATCAGCGTGATCATGGTGTCATCAGAGTTACCCGAAGTACTTGGTATCAGTGATCGAGTTCTAGTGATGCATGAGGGCGTCATCAAAGGTGACCTGATTAATGATCAACTGACTCAAGAACAAATCATGGATTGTGCGTTGACTGAAAAAGTCGTAGCAGAGGTATAGTCATGGAACAAGTAAAACCGGTTGCCAATCAGGCAAGTAAAAACAACATTAAACAGTGGCTTGAAGGCTCGAAGCTGCAACTTATTGTAATGGCGGTAGCGATTATCATCATTATGCTGTTCTTCAGTGTGATGACCGATTGGGCGTACCTTTCTCCAAGAAATATCTCCAACCTATTCAGACAAACGGCTATCACCGGTATTTTGGCTATCGGTATGGTGTTTGTCATTATCAGTGGTGAGATTGATCTCTCTGTTGGTTCGATGATGGGATTACTCGGTGGTGCGGCCGCGATATTGGATGTGTGGTTCGGTCTCCCTTTGCCTCTGACCATTTTGATCACCCTAGGTGCTGGCTTACTGCTTGGTACATGGAATGGCTGGTGGGTGGCTTACCGTAAGGTTCCTTCATTTATCGTGACCCTAGCGGGGATGTTGGCATTTCGCGGTATTTTGATTGGTATTACGGATGGTACAACGGTCGCGCCAACCTCAGCGGAAATGGGCATTATCGGACAAAGCTACTTGCCAAACATGCTTGGGATTATTATTGGTGTGGGTGGCCTTGCGATGTATTTCGGTTGGCAGCAAAAACGTCGAGTGATGCGTCAGCAGTATCAACTGCCAGTACCCACGGCAGGCTCCGCGTTAGCGAAACATGCGTTAATCGGGATCGCAGTGCTGAGCATTATCCTTATCTTAAACGACTACCGAGGTGTTCCAACACCAGTGCTTTTGTTAGCGAGCTTCTTAATTGCTGGCACCTTTATCGCATCGAAAACCAAGTTTGGTCGCCGTATCTACGCGATTGGTGGCAATATTG comes from Vibrio astriarenae and encodes:
- a CDS encoding sodium:solute symporter family transporter codes for the protein MDIDIIIVLVYFAFLIGLGWVFRSAAANTSEYFRGGGKMLWWMVGSSAFMMALSAMTFTGLMGKALTSGMSVAVVFFANALGYFINYLFFAAKARQMRVISPIQGVRLRLGKVNEQVFTWANVPLSVLQAAIWLNGLAVFTSAVVGVPLEQTIVGAGLVVLFISLVGGSWAVIASDFMQMIIITVMTFIAAMVAIWKSGGIGNLLEVGLPTQQLIGDGYSYSYLFVGWFICIFVKQFFSTNNMVDSYRFIASKDTKNARKAALLACSLMIIGPLIWFLPAWFVAGNYPDTATWGLEGLGSKVADATYYMFVKNEMPVGMVGLMLAAMFAATMSSMDSALNRNAGIILKSVYEPYVCKNATEKQLMNASRILTAAFGIIIIITALFLTSLKEFGLFDLMMLVGTLVGFPVLIPSIMCFFVRKTPDWAGWGTILVGMIVSAIIAFVITPQMIQNILGLEQPLSAREFSEMKSVTLGVIGHMAITLPFFVLSRLFYKEPSPERAAEINKFFNNVDTEVVVEETSTSIAMDNKQREMLGKMLVMASGFLALLVLIPNPMWGRMLFVIVALIIGGIGALLLNAAKRASNKTTSSQLKTSNA
- a CDS encoding LysR family transcriptional regulator, producing MDIKTLKTFVKVAKLKNFSAAARELHSVQPTVSRHISDLESELKTKLFERTTHQVELTACGERLLPEALKIIENDQRVKAMIAQTVVEGQHEIKIGYLATACAFFLPQLLKGFLEQYEGASARLYEMTPAEQAVAMQENRVDIVFTRESIPLEQGTYQSTRVYTDTLVAVLPKSHKLALREEIEISELADERLHLFHRNEWLDVYERIVGCFNDNGISPNVVGNPMNMRHLVTSISSGLGVSIAPKCIKSILDDQCVCIPVKQISIEVPLLAYYARHSSARLLNPFVEHCIAQREQLTNILS
- the xylF gene encoding D-xylose ABC transporter substrate-binding protein; protein product: MKKLISTLCALFVAFTASPVMAKTVKIGMAIDDLRLERWQKDRDIFVDKAEELGAKVYVQSANGNEQTQISQIENMISRGVDVLVIIPYNGEVLSNVIAEAKRDGIQVLAYDRLINNAEIDFYLSFDNEKVGEMQAAAMLENKPSGNYFLMGGAPTDNNAKLFRQGQMNVLQPKIDSGDIKVVGDQWVDSWLAENALKIMENALTANNNEIDVVVASNDATAGGAIQALDAQGLAGKVAISGQDADLAAIRRIVAGTQTMTVYKPINTLASRAAEIAVELGNEEAPQANSSLNNGLKDVPAWLLEPITVDRTNIKQTLVADKFHAESDIYQ
- a CDS encoding xylose ABC transporter ATP-binding protein translates to MVPLLEMQGIVKKFGSVKALDGVSIKLNRGEILSLCGENGSGKSTLMKVLCGIYPYGDYEGDIAFKGNEVRAKGIADTEALGIAIIHQELTLVKELSVLENLFLGSEIESFGMLDFDRMHAESIKLLEKVQLNICPETIVGDLGVGQQQLIEIAKALSKNAELLVLDEPTAPLTESETEILLNLVKDLRAQGVSCIFISHKLAEVKEISDHICVIRDGMHIGTRSAETMTTDDIITMMVGREMKQLFPREEHAIGDVILEAKNICAWDKTNAHIPKVRNANFSLRKGEILGVSGLVGAGRTELMECLYGCYQGKHSGEVYLSGKPLELRSSHDALEAGIAMVPEDRKRHGIVPILSVGENITLAGLDAFAPVGVLNDVHEASEIEKSIKSLTVKTPNAELAIRNLSGGNQQKAILARFLMINPQILILDEPTRGIDVGAKYEIYKLIFQLVKQGISVIMVSSELPEVLGISDRVLVMHEGVIKGDLINDQLTQEQIMDCALTEKVVAEV
- a CDS encoding sugar ABC transporter permease, with the protein product MEQVKPVANQASKNNIKQWLEGSKLQLIVMAVAIIIIMLFFSVMTDWAYLSPRNISNLFRQTAITGILAIGMVFVIISGEIDLSVGSMMGLLGGAAAILDVWFGLPLPLTILITLGAGLLLGTWNGWWVAYRKVPSFIVTLAGMLAFRGILIGITDGTTVAPTSAEMGIIGQSYLPNMLGIIIGVGGLAMYFGWQQKRRVMRQQYQLPVPTAGSALAKHALIGIAVLSIILILNDYRGVPTPVLLLASFLIAGTFIASKTKFGRRIYAIGGNIEASRLSGINVEKTKLSVYAMNGFLVAVAALILSSRLGAGSPSAGNIAELDAIAACVIGGASMAGGVGTVIGAVIGAFIMASLDNGMSMMDVPTFWQYVVKGAILLLAVWMDSATKAKR